The Sciurus carolinensis chromosome 5, mSciCar1.2, whole genome shotgun sequence genome segment GAGGTTTTGCGTTTGGTCTTAGACTGGAGAAAGCGCCGCTCATCAGGCAGCAGGCAGAGCTTCACCAGGAGGCTGCAGGTCTCAGAGGGCGCTTGCAGCAACCGTGCCTTGATCAGGCCCACCAGCAGCCGCTCAGCCTCCTGCTGGTATTCCACAGAGAACCACAACCGGCCCAGGCAGCCATCAGGGAAATCAGTTTCACTTGTGTCCTCTGGGACCTTGTACAGCTCTGGGTTGATGGTCCCCATCACACATGCAGCTCCTACAACAGAATGGCTTGGAGGTCTGTCTGGCAAGAGGAAGACACTGACATGGGAGAGAGGGGCAAGATATAGCCACCTTGCTACCCTGGCTCTTCTCCCTTCAGCTGAGCCTCAGCTAGTCTGACCACCTCTACCTCACTCCCTCCTCCAGAGCATGTGACCTCCCTCTGGTGCATGCAGGCATCACATTAGCCATTCAGTGCCTGTTCCACACACCTGTATCCTCTGGTTGACTCCCATCCCTGGAGATCAAGGCCTGCTTTCCAGTACACTGTGTCTAGCACCtgccctggtccctttccttggTGCCCAGAGAatgactcagtgataaaatgttggcgttttccttccttttcaaattAGAAGTGCCAAGCTGATTACTGGGTGGTTCCTTGGAAGATCTCTTGAGAGATCTTCAGAGCAAAGAGGAAGTTGGAAAGCTGTCTCTACTTCCTATCCTTCTACCCTCTCAGGTGGCCAGTATCTCCTGGAGCAGGATGCTATATAAGTTTTGTACCCAGCTACACCTACTTTTTAATCCCAGACCTTTTGCTTACTGGTTCTGAGACCCTGAGTAAGGCAATGCTAACCTTCCAGAGTATAAAGGGGTTACTTCCTCCCCCACCAAGATGTTAAAGTCTGACTCCAAAACAGCACTGGAGGGCATATCTTAAGGCCCTGGGGTGCAGTCGGTACTCGGTAAATTAAAGTACCCAGAATGAGTGTTCACTGGGTAACTCTGGCATTCCTGGGCCAGAGGCTCTGTTTAGCAGCCTGGCTCAGGAAAGCAGGTGGATGCACCTAGCCCAAGGAGACCCTGGCCTGTGGGAGTACTCACCAAGATTGCTGCTGGCGTTATGAGGCAGGAGCTTTGGGGCCAGGCAGGGGTCCTGTGGGGCCTGGGACAGCTCTTTGCTATGCAGGGGCACCCAGTCTCGGCCTTGGAAGGAAGGGGGTACCATGAATGGCACACCTGATGGCCTATTCAGAGgtagagaaacaaaatgtaggtGGCAGGGGAAGAGTGTGGCCTCAGAGTGCTCAGTCCAGCGGGGTCGAGTGCCAGGGACTGGAGGGAGAAAAGTCATGGGGAGCCAGTAAGAGGCAAGAACATCATTTTCTGGGTCTACACCAGGATTGACAGAtggatggacacacacacacacacacacacacacacacacacacacacacttacagcCAGTCAGTGCTTCTGTCTGCCCCCAGCAGTGGGATGCTGGAGAAATAACAGCCTCCAATGTCAGCCTATTCAGTTTCTAATTCCTGTTTTGTCTCTTGCTAATTTTGAAGCCTAGACCTGTTACTTATagtccctgagcctcagtttactcagCTAGAAAATGGGTTTCACAATGCCTGTCTCATGGCTCATGGTGAGGTTTCTGGGGTTTCTTTGTGGTAGCTCCTGGCATGCTGATGGCTTGGAGGAAGAGCTctaaaaatagaacttttcttttttacccCATCCCAATGGCAACTCCACAGACAGGACCCTAGAGAAAGAACCACTTCACCCCCATCTTGCCTCACCTGCTCAGCTGGGTCCTGGTATGCAGCTGGCAGAGCCTGTCCCCCTGTCTGCTGGAGGCAGCGCTGGTGGCCATGGCTGGTGTCTCTGGCAGTTCCTCATAGGTGAAGGTGGCACAAAACTTCCTCCACAGACAGCAACTTACCCCGATCAACAGCAGTAGAAGCAGCCCTCCAACAATGCCCCCAATCACCAGGGCCAGCTGCTCTGGGGACAGAGACCACCAGGCAGACAGTGATGCCTGCCTGGTGAAAGCCACTCCCCCTCACAGCTCTGACCTGTAGAGGCAAGATTGGGGTAGCAACCCCACACCCTAGGTTATCTTCCAGGAGTAACACTGAAGCAAGCAGCTGGCTGGGCTCTGCCAGCTCTCAGTGGGGTAGGGCATTTCCATTGGCCCTAGTACCTGCCCCCAGCAAAGCCTTCTGGTTTCCCTTGGAAAGCAGCTGGCCCTGGATTTGGGACTGTGGCTGAAATGAAgtgtttcttgtgttttgaatAGAAATCAAACCTTCCCCTACCAGAGCCTTCGACTTGCCTGAGATGCTGTTGAGGTTTGAGGGTGATCTTGAGGATAGGTGGTACACACGGTAAGGAAAGCCCAAGGAGAAACCGATGCCCCTGATGTGCACCCAGGTTCCAGCAGGTTCTGGACGCTGCTGTGAGGTGCAACTCACGCTTGGGTTTGGTGACCTCCTCTAACGTCAGttcccttccccagccctctAGCAAGATGACCCCATATTTAGGGGAGACGATGGGAGGCAGTGGAGAGGGGTGTGGGGCGCCAGGTGTGGGAAACGGAGACACATGGATCTTTTGTGGGGCTTCCGGTGCTCCAGGCTCCCGGTTATGGACCGGTTGGGATGGGGAGAAGGTCGGACCCTCACACCTTCTAACTGCCAAGAGCCGGCCTCTCCACTCCATTCCCGCACCCCTCTAGGAGTCGAGTCGAGGCCGGACTCGACAGGGGCTGTGGCCCAGCAAGGTCTCAGGGCGGAGGCAAGTGCTGGACCGGTCACCGGGAGTAGCCTCTCACCGCGTTAGGGCCCGGTGGGGAAGAAGCGAGGGCACTTACCCGCCATGAGGCTGCTTTCTCCGGTCCTGGGGCGCAGATGGGGCTCAGTCTCTAGGGTCTCTGCACCTCTTGCTGGAGCGGCGGGGCAGGCACTTCAGGCGCAGCGCGGGGCCGTCGGTACGTCGCCGGGGCTAGGGGTTGGTGGCGCTGCTGCCCTGCGGCGCCGCGGTCCGCAGCACAGTGGTGCGGGCAGGAACCCAGAGCCCCGAGGCCACAGCTCCGCCCCAGCCCGACCCTGGCCGAGGCCCAGGAGGGGCGCGGAGCCCGCGGCGCATTCCCGGAAACCGCCCGGGCTCCGGGCGGGGCGGCCCGGGCGCCGGTGTCAGGAGCCCTCGAGGCTCCCTGCGGCTATGGGCTGGCTGGGCTGCATCACCCAGGGCAAAGCCAAAGCCTTCTCCGCCAGGGCGGGACAGAGGTCCACATCTGCTCCCTCACACCTGTTGTCCTTGGCACGTGTCCTATCCGTGGCGGTGCGCTCAAGTTGACCCCGTGGATCGTTATTGTCTCAGTGGATAAAAATAGCTCGACCTCCTAGGGTTCCAGCTCGGGCTCCCCACCGCCAGCTGTGGGAGGCGGCACGACTTAGTGCAACACTGCGCTCCCTCCCCTCGATTGGGTAACAACAGCATTGCTAGAGGGTTAAAGTATGTAAGGGGTTCTCACGAGGGTAGTTGGCCCGACAGTGACTTACAATATATGTAAAGGGCACTTAAATTAAAACGATGCGCGGCGCGTACCAGCCACTGTTATGGTGACTCTGACTGAGAGGGTTGTCCCCTGGTTCACCTCCGCACTCACAGTCCTTAATACTGTGGCGATTACTATCAGAACGGTCCGCGGTCAAGTGAGTGAGGCTCTGGTCCTGCTGGACCACCCCAGGTGGAATGGGTGGTAAATTGGGGCCTCCCTCACCTCATGGGAACCTTCTGTGCCCATGCGCAGAAGCAGTGGTCACTCTCCTTTTGGAGTATGGATTTTGGGGTGAGGTGATGAGAAAGCAGGATCCCCACACTTGGCTGGCCACACTGTCTATCCCACCCCGACACTTGCTAAGAACCAGGCAGAGGTCCCCCATTTAATCTCCTACTATCCTTTGTCCCGGCACAAACTTGCCTTCAGGCTCCAGTCAGATTGACTGGAGTGTCAGGAGGATCCCAGAACCCTGACTTCTGTCTCCATGTGGGCGACCATGGGGGTTCACAATGGGGACCATGCCTTCAGATGGGGCCTGAATTCCATCCAAGCATCCCATCTTCATCTCAGGTGTGGGTTAGATATCTGTACTTTTTAGTTTCCTGTTGCACTGCCATAAATTACCACAGATTTAGCAGTTTAAAACACAAGTTTAGTGTACAGTAGCATTTGCCCAAATCCATCTAGCTACTTGTGTTTGGGGCAGAAACTGAACTGTTCCTGTACTCCCATGTTTTAACCctcatttacatttgaaaaatgaacttACTCATTGCGGGGAgaagaatgttttaatttttacttattaaagttgactcataattttttaaatttatcttttaattttttacaaactgtattttgattcattgtatacaaatggggtacatcatttcgtttctatggttgtacacaatgtagattcataccgttcgtgtaatcatacatgtacatagggtaatgatgtctgtctcattccacaatttttataccccctccctctcatttccttctacataatctaaagttcccccattcttctctccctccccaccctccacccccattaaatatcattctccacttatcagggaaaacatttggcctttggtttttggggattgacttatttcacttagaatgatattctccaattccatccatttatttgcaaatgccataatattattcttctttatgactgaataatattccattgtgtatgtataccatagttctttatccattcatctgttgaagggcatctagattggttccacaatctagctattgtgagctgagttgctataaacattgatgtggttgcattattgtagtatgctgattttaagtcctttgggtataaactgaggagtcggataactgtgtcaaaaggtgggtccattccaagttttctgaggattctccacactgctttccagagtgactgcaccgatttgcaattctaccagcaatgtgaaagtgtgcctttttctccacatccacgccaacatctattattttttgtgttcttgataatagccattctaattggagtaagatgaaatcttagagttgtttaatttgcatttctctaattactagagatgttgaacactttttcatatatttattaattacttgtatgtcttcttctgtaaagtgtctgtccagatccttggtccatttattgattgggttcttagtatttttggtgtaaagttttgtaagttctttataaatttctgagATAAGTTCTCTAtgtgaagtgcgtgtggaaaagattttctcccactctgtaggctccctcttcacattcttggttgtatcctttgctgaggaaaagctttttagtttgagtccatcccatttattgattcttgctttgatttcttgtgctttggagtcttgttgaggaagtctgctcttaagccaacatgatgaagatttgggcctactttgtcttttattaggtgcagggtctctggtctaattcctatgtccttgatccattttgagttgagttttgttcagggtgagagagagagaggtttaatttcatttttctgcatatggatttccagttttgccagcaccatttgttgaacaggctagtttttctccattgtatgtttttggttcctttgtctagtatgaggtgactgtatttatgtggctttgtctctgtgtcttctgttctgtaccattggtctgcctgtctattttggtgccaataccatgctgtttttgttactattactctgtagtatagtttaatgtctggtattgtgatacctcctgtttcacttttttattcaggattgttttggctattcaaggtctcttgttcttccagatgaagttcatgattgctttctctatttctatgaggaatgtcattgggattttaattggaattgcattgaagctgtatagtgcctttggtagaatggccattttgacaatgttaattctgcctatccaagaacatgggagatctttccatctttgag includes the following:
- the LOC124984418 gene encoding synaptotagmin-15-like isoform X2; this encodes MAEQLALVIGGIVGGLLLLLLIGVSCCLWRKFCATFTYEELPETPAMATSAASSRQGDRLCQLHTRTQLSRPSGVPFMVPPSFQGRDWVPLHSKELSQAPQDPCLAPKLLPHNASSNLGAACVMGTINPELYKVPEDTSETDFPDGCLGRLWFSVEYQQEAERLLVGLIKARLLQAPSETCSLLVKLCLLPDERRFLQSKTKRKTSSPHFDEHFIFQVSCKSVTQRVLKFSVYHVDRQRKHQLLGQVLFPLKNEILAGDCHHIFWRDLEAKNLEPPSEFGDLQFCLSYNDYLSRLTVVVLRAKGLQLQEDRSVVRSHLLGRVVVGPYMYTRGRELEHWDEMLSKPKELVKRWHALCGPTEP